A portion of the Streptococcus urinalis 2285-97 genome contains these proteins:
- a CDS encoding pyridoxal phosphate-dependent aminotransferase yields MNFEKSQLLDGLPEQFFASLVQKVNKQVEQGFDVINLGQGNPDQPTYDYIVDALCQAARNPETHKYSQFRGNLPFKKAVTEFYQNNYHVSLDSQTEVCVLGGAKLGLVELPWALINPGELILLPDPGYPDYLSGVALGKIDFETFPLKEENQFLPDLKAIPEETARRAKYLYLNYPNNPTGAVATQEFYDELVIWAKKYEVGIISDFAYGALGLDGFKNPSFLSSEGAKDVGIEIYTFSKTFNMAGWRLAFAVGNKDIIEALNLIQDHLFVSVFPAIQEAGIKALLEPKATEEIKGLNAKYDRRRHAFVEAAAAIGWKVFPSKGSFYAWMPVPDGFTSQSFADLLLEKTHVAVAPGIGFGKEGDGYVRIGLLVEPERLVEAVERIKQLDLF; encoded by the coding sequence ATGAATTTTGAAAAATCACAATTATTAGATGGTTTACCAGAACAATTTTTTGCTAGCTTAGTCCAAAAGGTTAATAAACAAGTAGAGCAAGGATTTGATGTAATAAATTTAGGACAAGGCAATCCAGATCAACCTACATATGACTATATTGTTGATGCTTTATGCCAAGCTGCTCGAAACCCAGAAACTCATAAATACTCACAATTTAGAGGTAATCTTCCTTTTAAAAAAGCTGTTACTGAGTTTTATCAAAATAATTATCATGTATCACTGGACTCACAAACTGAAGTGTGTGTATTAGGTGGTGCTAAACTAGGCTTAGTAGAATTGCCTTGGGCTCTGATAAATCCAGGTGAATTGATTTTATTACCTGATCCAGGTTATCCTGATTACCTTTCTGGGGTTGCATTAGGGAAAATAGACTTTGAAACATTTCCTTTGAAAGAAGAAAATCAGTTTTTACCTGATTTAAAAGCTATTCCAGAAGAGACTGCGAGACGTGCTAAGTATCTTTATCTTAATTATCCAAATAATCCAACAGGAGCAGTAGCGACGCAAGAATTCTATGATGAACTTGTCATTTGGGCAAAGAAATATGAAGTTGGAATTATTAGTGATTTTGCTTATGGTGCGCTAGGTTTAGATGGTTTTAAAAATCCTTCTTTCTTATCTTCAGAGGGAGCAAAGGATGTGGGAATTGAAATTTATACATTCTCAAAAACATTTAACATGGCTGGTTGGCGTTTAGCCTTTGCAGTTGGAAATAAAGATATCATTGAAGCCCTTAATCTGATTCAAGACCACTTATTTGTTAGTGTCTTTCCTGCTATTCAGGAAGCTGGTATAAAAGCTTTGTTAGAGCCAAAGGCTACAGAAGAAATCAAAGGTCTGAATGCAAAATATGATAGAAGACGTCATGCTTTTGTTGAAGCTGCAGCAGCAATTGGTTGGAAGGTCTTCCCATCAAAGGGATCGTTTTATGCTTGGATGCCTGTTCCGGATGGTTTTACAAGTCAATCATTTGCTGATTTATTGTTGGAAAAAACTCATGTTGCTGTTGCTCCTGGTATCGGCTTTGGAAAAGAAGGCGATGGTTATGTCAGAATTGGTTTGTTGGTAGAACCAGAAAGACTTGTTGAAGCTGTTGAGAGAATTAAGCAATTAGATTTATTCTAG
- a CDS encoding LrgB family protein: MTDFLNSPLFGLTLSIFAYLIGILLYRRFPTPLLTPLLVATVLLILFLKISGISYKTYYIGGSYLNTLIIPSTVALAIPLYRNFHLMKHHYRSILIGTGIACFVNTLYTALIAKLFGLNFFLAISLFPKSVTTAMALGISSKMGGITTITIAIVVITGIFTSVLGPILIKWCHIEDPIAIGLSLGGTGHAVGTGTALKYGQTEGAMAGLAIGITGLFYVFISPIIAQLILK; this comes from the coding sequence ATGACTGATTTTTTAAATAGTCCTTTGTTTGGTCTGACGCTTTCTATTTTTGCTTATCTCATCGGAATTCTACTCTATAGAAGATTTCCAACACCTCTTTTGACACCATTGTTAGTAGCAACTGTTTTATTAATTTTATTTCTAAAAATTAGCGGAATCTCTTATAAAACTTATTATATTGGCGGTTCTTATTTAAATACTCTGATTATTCCTTCAACTGTTGCTTTAGCTATCCCACTCTACCGTAATTTTCATTTAATGAAGCATCACTACAGATCAATTTTAATTGGAACAGGAATAGCTTGTTTTGTCAATACGCTTTATACAGCGCTCATTGCAAAATTATTTGGTTTAAATTTCTTTTTGGCAATCTCATTATTTCCAAAATCAGTGACCACGGCTATGGCCTTAGGAATTTCTTCAAAAATGGGAGGTATCACAACTATTACGATTGCCATTGTTGTGATAACTGGAATCTTCACAAGTGTATTAGGACCCATTCTTATCAAATGGTGTCACATTGAAGATCCAATCGCAATTGGTCTATCTCTCGGAGGAACAGGACATGCCGTTGGTACCGGAACTGCATTAAAATATGGGCAAACAGAAGGTGCAATGGCTGGTCTCGCTATTGGAATAACTGGATTATTTTATGTCTTTATTAGTCCCATCATTGCTCAACTTATATTAAAATAA
- the alaS gene encoding alanine--tRNA ligase, protein MKQLTSAQIRQMWLDFWKEKGHSVEPSANLVPVNDPTLLWINSGVATLKKYFDGSVIPENPRITNAQKAIRTNDIENVGKTARHHTMFEMLGNFSIGDYFRDQAIEWGFELLTSPKWFDFPKDKLYMTYYPDDKDSYNRWIACGVEPSHLIPIEDNFWEIGAGPSGPDTEIFYDRGEGYDPENVGIRLLAEDIENDRYIEIWNIVLSQFNADPKVPRSEYKELPSKNIDTGAGLERLVAVMQGAKTNFETDLFMPIIEEVEKLSGKTYDPDGDNMSFKVIADHIRALSFAIGDGALPGNEGRGYVLRRLLRRAVMHGRRLGIKETFLYKLVPTVGTIMESYYPEILEKQDFIEKIVKREEETFARTIDAGTGHLEQLLDQLKQDGKDRLDGKNIFKLYDTYGFPVELTEELAEDAGYKIDHEGFNEAMKEQQERARAAAVKGGSMGMQNETLAGITEPSVFDYDREALNANLSVIIVDNERSEVVSEGQALLVFDQTPFYAEMGGQVADHGFIKNQNGDIVARVTDVQKAPNGQALHTVDVLASLSIGTQYHLEIDHARRYAVEKNHTATHLLHAALHNVIGEHATQAGSLNEVEFLRFDFTHFEAVSPEELRQIEEEVNQQIWNALAIEIIETDVETAKSMGAMALFGEKYGKVVRVVKIGDYSVELCGGTHLSNASEIGIFKIVKEEGIGSGTRRILAVTGKQAFQAYRQTEDSLKEISKVVKSPQLKDAPAKVEALSEQVRDLQKENTELKEKAAAAQASDVFKDVKEVNGHTYIATQVSVSDAGALRTFADNWKQKDYSDVLVLVASIGDKVNVLVASKSKDIHAGNLIKELAPIVSGRGGGKPDMAMAGGSDKEKINTLIDSVQDYLS, encoded by the coding sequence ATGAAACAATTAACATCTGCTCAAATTCGTCAAATGTGGTTGGATTTTTGGAAAGAAAAAGGTCACTCAGTTGAACCTTCTGCAAATCTAGTTCCAGTTAATGATCCAACCTTATTATGGATTAATTCTGGTGTTGCAACCTTAAAAAAATATTTTGATGGTTCAGTTATCCCAGAAAATCCTAGAATCACAAATGCACAAAAAGCGATTAGAACCAATGATATCGAAAATGTTGGGAAGACTGCTCGTCATCATACAATGTTTGAAATGTTAGGAAATTTTTCAATCGGTGATTATTTTAGAGACCAAGCCATTGAATGGGGATTTGAACTTCTAACGAGTCCTAAATGGTTTGATTTTCCTAAAGATAAATTGTACATGACATATTACCCTGATGACAAAGATTCTTATAATCGTTGGATAGCATGTGGCGTTGAGCCGAGTCATTTAATTCCTATTGAAGATAATTTCTGGGAAATTGGAGCTGGTCCTTCAGGTCCTGATACAGAGATTTTTTATGATCGTGGTGAAGGTTATGATCCAGAAAATGTTGGAATTCGTTTACTTGCAGAAGATATTGAAAATGATCGTTATATTGAAATTTGGAATATTGTTCTTTCGCAATTTAATGCTGATCCAAAAGTACCTCGCTCTGAATATAAAGAATTACCAAGTAAAAACATTGATACAGGAGCTGGTTTAGAACGTCTTGTAGCAGTTATGCAAGGTGCAAAGACAAATTTTGAAACAGATTTATTTATGCCAATCATTGAAGAAGTTGAAAAACTTTCAGGTAAAACTTATGATCCAGATGGTGACAATATGAGTTTTAAAGTGATTGCTGACCATATTCGTGCCTTATCATTTGCAATTGGCGATGGTGCACTTCCTGGAAATGAGGGGCGTGGTTATGTTTTACGTCGTCTTTTGCGTAGAGCTGTTATGCATGGTCGTCGTTTAGGGATTAAAGAAACATTTCTGTATAAGCTTGTTCCAACTGTAGGAACTATCATGGAGTCATATTACCCTGAAATTCTTGAAAAACAAGATTTTATTGAAAAAATTGTAAAAAGAGAAGAAGAAACCTTTGCTCGTACTATTGATGCAGGAACTGGACATCTTGAACAACTATTAGATCAGTTGAAACAAGATGGAAAAGACCGTTTGGACGGAAAAAATATCTTTAAACTCTATGATACTTATGGATTTCCAGTCGAATTGACAGAAGAACTTGCTGAAGATGCTGGTTATAAGATTGATCATGAAGGTTTCAATGAAGCAATGAAAGAACAACAAGAGCGTGCTCGAGCAGCTGCAGTTAAAGGTGGCTCAATGGGAATGCAAAATGAAACCTTAGCAGGGATTACCGAGCCATCAGTATTTGACTATGATAGAGAAGCACTAAATGCTAATTTAAGTGTTATCATTGTTGATAACGAAAGAAGCGAAGTCGTTTCAGAGGGTCAAGCACTTCTTGTATTTGATCAAACACCATTCTATGCTGAAATGGGTGGTCAAGTTGCAGACCATGGTTTCATCAAAAATCAAAATGGCGATATTGTCGCACGTGTGACAGATGTCCAAAAAGCTCCTAATGGACAAGCTTTACATACTGTTGATGTATTAGCTAGTCTTTCTATTGGAACTCAATATCATTTAGAAATTGATCACGCTCGTCGTTATGCTGTTGAAAAAAATCATACCGCTACGCATCTATTGCATGCGGCACTTCATAACGTCATTGGTGAACATGCCACTCAAGCTGGATCTTTGAATGAAGTTGAATTTTTACGTTTTGACTTTACTCATTTTGAAGCTGTAAGTCCTGAAGAATTGCGTCAAATTGAAGAAGAAGTCAATCAACAAATTTGGAATGCACTTGCGATAGAAATCATTGAAACAGATGTTGAAACAGCAAAATCTATGGGTGCTATGGCATTATTTGGTGAAAAATACGGAAAAGTTGTTCGTGTCGTCAAAATTGGAGATTATTCTGTTGAACTTTGTGGCGGAACCCATTTATCAAATGCATCTGAAATTGGAATTTTTAAAATTGTCAAAGAAGAAGGTATCGGTTCAGGAACTCGCCGTATTTTAGCAGTGACAGGAAAACAAGCTTTCCAAGCTTATAGACAAACTGAAGATTCTCTTAAAGAGATTTCTAAGGTTGTAAAATCACCACAATTAAAAGATGCTCCAGCTAAAGTTGAAGCCTTATCTGAACAAGTTCGAGATCTTCAAAAAGAAAATACAGAATTAAAAGAAAAAGCCGCAGCAGCTCAAGCTAGTGATGTCTTTAAAGATGTCAAAGAAGTTAATGGGCATACATACATTGCTACTCAAGTTTCCGTTTCTGATGCAGGTGCCCTACGAACATTCGCTGATAATTGGAAACAAAAAGATTATTCAGATGTGCTAGTACTTGTTGCAAGTATTGGTGACAAAGTTAATGTTCTTGTTGCAAGTAAATCAAAAGATATCCATGCTGGCAATCTAATTAAAGAATTAGCTCCTATTGTCTCAGGTCGTGGCGGTGGAAAACCAGACATGGCTATGGCAGGTGGTAGCGATAAAGAAAAAATTAATACGTTAATTGATTCTGTTCAAGATTATTTATCATAA
- the prsA gene encoding peptidylprolyl isomerase PrsA produces MKKQSKIVTGLVTLASVVTLAACSSSNASNSNIVTMKGDTITVSDFYKDVKSSTAAQQSMLNLIMAKVFEQQYGDKISKSKVEKAYNKTAKSYGSSFSSALSSAGLTTDSYKQQIRTTMLVEYAVKQAAKKELTTANYKKAYKTYQPQMTAQVIKLDSEDTAKSVLEEVKKDGADFSKIAKSKTTETNKKTEYKFDSSSTALPSSVLTKAFDLKEGETSEVVSAMDSTTYKTSYYIVKAVKKQTKSDNWKTYKKELKKVILNSKMSDSTFQNKVIAKALDKANVKIKDSAFSNILAKFASNSSNSSTSSSSSK; encoded by the coding sequence ATGAAAAAACAATCAAAAATTGTAACTGGTCTTGTAACATTAGCATCAGTAGTTACACTTGCTGCATGTTCTTCATCAAATGCAAGTAATTCAAATATTGTCACAATGAAAGGTGATACTATTACGGTATCTGACTTTTATAAAGATGTTAAAAGTTCTACTGCAGCTCAACAATCAATGTTAAACTTGATTATGGCAAAAGTTTTTGAACAACAATATGGTGATAAAATCTCGAAATCAAAAGTTGAGAAAGCTTACAATAAAACAGCAAAAAGTTATGGTTCATCATTCTCAAGTGCTTTATCTAGTGCAGGGTTAACAACTGATTCATACAAACAACAGATTCGTACGACAATGTTAGTGGAATATGCTGTAAAACAAGCAGCTAAAAAAGAATTAACAACAGCTAACTATAAAAAAGCATATAAGACTTATCAACCACAAATGACTGCTCAAGTTATTAAATTGGACTCAGAAGATACTGCAAAATCAGTACTTGAAGAAGTTAAAAAAGATGGTGCAGATTTTTCAAAAATTGCTAAATCAAAAACAACTGAAACAAACAAAAAAACAGAATACAAATTTGATTCTTCATCAACAGCATTACCTTCTTCAGTTTTAACCAAAGCATTTGACTTAAAAGAAGGAGAAACTTCAGAAGTTGTTTCAGCAATGGATTCAACGACTTATAAAACAAGTTACTATATCGTAAAAGCTGTTAAAAAACAAACTAAATCAGACAACTGGAAAACCTACAAAAAAGAACTTAAGAAAGTTATTTTAAATTCTAAGATGTCAGATTCAACTTTCCAAAATAAAGTCATTGCAAAAGCACTTGATAAAGCAAATGTTAAAATTAAAGACAGTGCTTTCTCAAATATTTTAGCTAAGTTTGCATCTAACTCTTCAAATAGCTCTACATCAAGTTCAAGTTCTAAATAG
- a CDS encoding O-methyltransferase produces the protein MVESYSKNANHNMRRPVVKENVVQFLRQLLASQPHHLHELEIFAQKENIPIIQPEVAAYFRWLLETIRPKRILEIGTAIGYSALLMADSSKESTIVTIDRNPEMIALAKENFSKFDSRHQISLLEGDALDILPNLEGRFDFVFMDSAKSKYVVFLPELLKYLSVGGLIIMDDVLQGGDVSKPIEEVRRGQRTIYRGLQRLFNQTLKNPALTTSLIPMSDGLLMLRKNEEKVILKD, from the coding sequence GTGGTAGAATCTTACAGTAAAAATGCTAATCATAATATGAGAAGACCAGTTGTCAAAGAAAATGTTGTTCAATTTTTACGTCAGTTATTAGCTTCACAGCCTCATCATCTACATGAGTTAGAAATATTTGCACAAAAAGAGAATATTCCTATTATCCAGCCTGAAGTTGCAGCTTATTTTAGATGGTTATTAGAAACCATTAGACCTAAAAGAATTTTAGAAATTGGTACTGCTATTGGGTATTCAGCTTTACTGATGGCTGATAGTTCGAAAGAATCAACAATAGTAACAATTGACCGTAATCCAGAGATGATTGCTTTAGCTAAAGAAAACTTCTCTAAGTTTGATTCAAGGCACCAAATTTCATTACTTGAAGGTGATGCACTTGATATTTTACCAAATCTAGAAGGAAGGTTTGATTTTGTATTTATGGATTCTGCAAAATCAAAATATGTCGTTTTCTTACCAGAACTACTAAAGTATTTATCAGTAGGAGGTCTTATCATTATGGATGATGTCCTTCAAGGTGGAGATGTTTCAAAACCCATTGAAGAAGTAAGACGAGGCCAAAGAACAATTTATAGAGGTCTACAACGCTTATTTAATCAAACATTAAAAAATCCTGCTTTAACAACTAGTTTAATTCCAATGAGTGATGGTTTGCTAATGCTTCGTAAAAATGAAGAAAAAGTCATTTTGAAAGATTAA
- a CDS encoding chloride channel protein, whose protein sequence is MKKIQKSLLYFFALITISLTSGIVGTLLTELIHWIQKLTFGYQEGGFSQMIASIPPERKVLALFLSGLVAGFGWYFLYTRAKHIIPIGSVIKGSQEMSSFSNFCHGLLQLITVSMGAPVGREGASREVSTSISNLWLKNTHLSKEEIKILLACASGSALGAVYNAPFATSLFILETLRVKRSFKMLISAIFSSFFSVLIVQFFIGRIVQYQLPRLQIKPQLFLFAVLASLIISIIAYYFRKLLATLPKQKLAAPIYISRIIICFTLIGFISIYFPQILGNGRAGLLFILHHQTISSYYLLGLVLAKAIAVTLVFFSGASGGKIAPSMMLGGSLASLLAVGWNYLFPFQIDSSFATIIGSSIFLGQLNRMPLSAVFFLTEISGQPIINSLPLLMALIIMLMLNYFVLNKN, encoded by the coding sequence ATGAAAAAGATTCAAAAATCACTTCTATACTTTTTTGCTTTAATTACTATTAGTCTTACATCAGGTATTGTTGGAACACTACTAACCGAACTCATACACTGGATACAAAAACTAACATTTGGCTACCAAGAAGGTGGCTTTAGTCAAATGATTGCCAGTATTCCTCCAGAAAGAAAAGTTTTAGCCCTCTTTTTATCTGGATTAGTTGCAGGTTTTGGTTGGTATTTTTTGTATACAAGAGCAAAACATATCATTCCAATTGGAAGTGTTATCAAGGGTTCTCAGGAGATGTCTAGTTTTTCTAACTTTTGCCATGGACTATTACAATTGATTACTGTTTCCATGGGTGCTCCTGTCGGTCGTGAAGGAGCTTCTCGTGAAGTTTCAACTTCTATTTCTAACCTTTGGTTAAAAAATACCCATTTGTCTAAAGAAGAAATCAAAATATTACTAGCATGTGCCTCTGGATCTGCATTAGGTGCCGTTTACAATGCTCCATTTGCTACTAGTTTATTCATCTTAGAAACGCTAAGGGTGAAACGATCGTTTAAAATGTTGATTTCAGCCATTTTTTCATCTTTCTTTTCTGTTTTAATCGTTCAATTTTTTATTGGTCGAATCGTTCAATATCAATTACCACGACTTCAGATAAAACCACAACTCTTTTTATTTGCAGTGCTTGCTTCTCTAATCATATCAATAATAGCCTATTATTTTAGAAAGCTATTGGCTACATTACCTAAACAAAAGTTAGCAGCTCCTATTTATATTTCTAGAATAATTATTTGCTTTACACTGATTGGTTTTATCAGTATCTACTTTCCACAAATATTAGGAAATGGCAGAGCTGGTCTCTTATTTATTCTTCACCATCAAACAATAAGTTCTTATTACCTTCTTGGATTAGTTTTAGCAAAAGCAATTGCTGTTACTCTGGTCTTCTTTTCTGGAGCATCTGGTGGTAAAATTGCGCCATCAATGATGTTGGGGGGCTCACTTGCAAGTTTACTAGCTGTTGGATGGAATTACTTATTTCCATTCCAAATTGATTCATCTTTTGCAACCATTATAGGCTCATCCATTTTTTTAGGGCAATTGAATAGAATGCCTTTATCAGCTGTATTTTTTCTTACTGAAATCTCAGGACAACCTATCATCAACAGTCTGCCACTGTTAATGGCACTTATAATCATGCTAATGTTAAACTATTTTGTTTTGAATAAAAACTAA
- a CDS encoding cold-shock protein produces the protein MAQGTVKWFNAEKGYGFISSETGVDVFAHFSNIQSDGFKTLEDGQKVTFDIEDGQRGPQATNISVVK, from the coding sequence ATGGCACAAGGTACAGTAAAATGGTTCAACGCTGAAAAAGGTTACGGCTTTATTTCAAGTGAAACTGGTGTAGACGTTTTTGCACATTTTTCAAACATCCAAAGTGATGGCTTCAAGACACTTGAAGATGGTCAAAAAGTAACTTTTGATATTGAAGATGGACAACGTGGTCCACAAGCAACTAATATCTCAGTTGTAAAATAA
- the nrdF gene encoding class 1b ribonucleoside-diphosphate reductase subunit beta, whose protein sequence is MTTYYEAINWNEIEDVIDKSTWEKLTEQFWLDTRIPLSNDLDDWRKLSEQEKDLVGKVFGGLTLLDTMQSESGVEAIRADVRTPHEEAVLNNIQFMESVHAKSYSSIFSTLNTKKEIEDIFEWTNNNEFLQAKTKIINDIYENGDPLQKKVASTFLETFLFYSGFFTPLYYLGNNKLANVAEIIKLIIRDESVHGTYIGYKFQLGFNELSDDKQDEFRDWMYDLLYQLYENEEKYTQTLYDGVGWTEEVMTFLRYNANKALMNLGQDPLFPDTANDVNPIVMNGISTGTSNHDFFSQVGNGYLLGSVEAMQNDDYNYGLSK, encoded by the coding sequence ATGACAACTTATTATGAAGCAATCAATTGGAATGAAATTGAAGACGTCATTGATAAATCAACATGGGAAAAACTAACTGAACAGTTTTGGTTAGATACTCGTATCCCCTTATCAAATGATTTAGATGACTGGCGTAAATTAAGTGAACAAGAAAAAGATTTAGTCGGAAAAGTATTTGGTGGATTAACACTACTAGACACCATGCAGTCTGAATCTGGTGTTGAGGCCATTCGTGCAGATGTTAGAACACCACATGAAGAAGCCGTTTTAAATAACATTCAGTTTATGGAATCTGTTCATGCTAAGTCTTACTCATCTATCTTTTCAACCTTAAACACTAAAAAAGAAATTGAAGATATTTTTGAGTGGACAAATAACAATGAATTTTTACAAGCAAAAACTAAAATTATCAATGATATTTATGAAAATGGCGATCCATTACAAAAAAAAGTTGCCTCTACTTTTTTAGAAACATTTCTTTTTTACTCTGGTTTCTTTACACCACTTTATTATCTTGGTAACAACAAATTAGCCAATGTTGCTGAAATTATCAAATTGATTATCCGTGATGAATCTGTTCACGGAACTTATATTGGTTATAAATTTCAACTTGGCTTTAATGAGTTGAGCGATGACAAACAAGATGAATTTCGTGATTGGATGTATGATCTTCTTTATCAATTATATGAAAATGAAGAAAAATACACACAAACATTATATGATGGTGTGGGTTGGACTGAGGAAGTTATGACATTCCTTCGTTATAATGCTAATAAAGCATTAATGAACTTAGGGCAAGATCCACTCTTTCCTGATACAGCAAACGATGTCAATCCAATTGTTATGAATGGTATTTCTACAGGGACATCCAACCACGACTTCTTTAGTCAGGTTGGTAATGGCTATCTTTTAGGATCTGTTGAAGCTATGCAAAACGATGACTATAACTATGGCTTAAGTAAATAA
- a CDS encoding CidA/LrgA family protein yields the protein MKLYVQLMIILFFSLIGEAISTFFQLPVPGSIIGLVLLFLALEFKIVRLRHIFHVGEFLLANMTILFLPAGVGVMNYIKVILPNILPIAIITFGALILNILTIAFIVTFVKNRYEGDYPVEEEKHD from the coding sequence ATGAAATTATATGTACAACTAATGATTATCCTCTTTTTTTCGTTAATTGGAGAAGCAATCTCAACCTTTTTTCAGTTACCTGTTCCAGGAAGTATTATTGGCTTAGTTTTACTTTTCCTAGCCTTAGAATTTAAGATTGTGAGATTAAGACATATTTTTCATGTAGGTGAATTTTTATTAGCCAATATGACTATTCTTTTTTTACCTGCTGGTGTCGGTGTCATGAATTACATTAAAGTCATTTTACCTAATATTCTACCAATTGCCATTATTACTTTTGGAGCTTTAATCTTAAACATTTTAACAATCGCATTTATCGTTACTTTTGTTAAAAATCGTTACGAGGGAGACTACCCTGTTGAGGAGGAAAAACATGACTGA